A part of Sugiyamaella lignohabitans strain CBS 10342 chromosome D, complete sequence genomic DNA contains:
- the ISW2 gene encoding Isw2p (ATP-dependent DNA translocase involved in chromatin remodeling; ATPase component that, with Itc1p, forms a complex required for repression of a-specific genes, INO1, and early meiotic genes during mitotic growth; the Isw2 complex exhibits basal levels of chromatin binding throughout the genome as well as target-specific chromatin interactions; targeted by Ume6p- and Sua7p-dependent DNA looping to many loci genome-wide; GO_component: GO:0008623 - CHRAC [Evidence IPI,ISS] [PMID 14673157]; GO_component: GO:0005634 - nucleus [Evidence IEA,IEA,IEA]; GO_component: GO:0005634 - nucleus [Evidence IPI] [PMID 11238381]; GO_component: GO:0005634 - nucleus [Evidence IDA] [PMID 22842922]; GO_function: GO:0005524 - ATP binding [Evidence IEA,IEA]; GO_function: GO:0003677 - DNA binding [Evidence IEA,IEA]; GO_function: GO:0015616 - DNA translocase activity [Evidence IDA] [PMID 19203228]; GO_function: GO:0003682 - chromatin binding [Evidence IEA]; GO_function: GO:0003682 - chromatin binding [Evidence IDA] [PMID 16227570]; GO_function: GO:0004386 - helicase activity [Evidence IEA,IEA]; GO_function: GO:0016787 - hydrolase activity [Evidence IEA]; GO_function: GO:0016818 - hydrolase activity, acting on acid anhydrides, in phosphorus-containing anhydrides [Evidence IEA]; GO_function: GO:0003676 - nucleic acid binding [Evidence IEA]; GO_function: GO:0031491 - nucleosome binding [Evidence IEA]; GO_function: GO:0000166 - nucleotide binding [Evidence IEA]; GO_function: GO:0003697 - single-stranded DNA binding [Evidence IDA] [PMID 19203228]; GO_process: GO:0043044 - ATP-dependent chromatin remodeling [Evidence IEA]; GO_process: GO:0016568 - chromatin modification [Evidence IEA]; GO_process: GO:0006338 - chromatin remodeling [Evidence IEA]; GO_process: GO:0006338 - chromatin remodeling [Evidence IMP] [PMID 11238381]; GO_process: GO:0006338 - chromatin remodeling [Evidence IDA,IMP] [PMID 16227570]; GO_process: GO:0000183 - chromatin silencing at rDNA [Evidence IMP] [PMID 17689493]; GO_process: GO:0006348 - chromatin silencing at telomere [Evidence IMP] [PMID 14673157]; GO_process: GO:0006348 - chromatin silencing at telomere [Evidence IMP] [PMID 17689493]; GO_process: GO:0060195 - negative regulation of antisense RNA transcription [Evidence IGI] [PMID 18075583]; GO_process: GO:0046020 - negative regulation of transcription from RNA polymerase II promoter by pheromones [Evidence IMP] [PMID 12624196]; GO_process: GO:0016584 - nucleosome positioning [Evidence IDA] [PMID 15116071]; GO_process: GO:0016584 - nucleosome positioning [Evidence IDA] [PMID 17949749]; GO_process: GO:0034401 - regulation of transcription by chromatin organization [Evidence IMP] [PMID 16227570]; GO_process: GO:0006355 - regulation of transcription, DNA-templated [Evidence IEA]; GO_process: GO:0006369 - termination of RNA polymerase II transcription [Evidence IGI] [PMID 12504018]; GO_process: GO:0006351 - transcription, DNA-templated [Evidence IEA]), protein MANSARGSDNGSGRSRRGRGRAGAASRRRKTEREEDAELLHEEEEEEEDKTTVFTESPAFIRGTLREYQIQGLNWLISLHENSISGILADEMGLGKTLQTISFLGYLRWVRGVEGPHIVIVPKSTLDNWSREFAKWTPEVSVFILQGDKESRAEIINEKLLECDFDICVTSYEMVIREKAHLRKIAWQYIIVDEAHRIKNEESMLSQIIRLFHSRNRLLITGTPLQNNLHELWALLNFLLPDVFSDSQVFDQWFESQGSDQDKVVQQLHKVLRPFLLRRVKADVEKSLLPKKEVNVYIGMSEMQVKWYRKLLEKDIDAVNGAIGKREGKTRLLNIVMQLRKCCNHPYLFEGAEPGPPYTTDEHLVFNCGKMIILDKLLKRMKEIGSRVLIFSQMSRMLDILEDYCIFRDYEYSRIDGSTGHEDRIAAIDDYNKEGSDKFVFLLTTRAGGLGINLTSADIVVLYDSDWNPQADLQAMDRAHRIGQTKQVYVYRFVTENAIEEKVLERAAQKLRLDQLVIQQGRATSSTKDSKDSGSNSKTNAAASKDELLRMIQHGAPAIFENSTGTITSDTSIDSILKHGEERTAELNSRYAKLGLDDLQKFTSDSSAYEWNGQDFAKRNKLNNGMAWINPSKRERKEHAYSIDNYYKEVMATGNNANNNGFKPRYTSGRTPRFLKQANIQDHQFYTPRLRELQEKELAYSRRQAGYLLSEGDITEVDEGQTRQERLKIENDLIKNAEPLTEEEEAEKNELAASGFDNWARRDFTTFIHLIAKHGRHNYEAVAADFNDEDKTADEIKRYSEVFWKRYKEIDGYDKYIAQVEQGEERMRKMGRHKELLRQKIEQYEAPLSTMDVTYPATAKKIYSIEEDRFLLVAINDIGLETENLYEKVRDRISKSPLFRFNWYFQSRTPVELSRRCATLLLAINREAEGPVAAAKRKTGRPGRPRNLPSNTGSPDISFDEDNLEETSTYGTPAAPDRKSKKSRIEEVKDMTPDVA, encoded by the coding sequence ATGGCGAACTCGGCAAGAGGCAGCGATAACGGGTCGGGCAGGAGCCGGAGAGGACGTGGTAGAGCCGGCGCTGCCAGTAGGAGAAGGAAGacagagagagaagagGATGCCGAGTTGTTAcatgaggaagaagaggaggaagaagataagACTACAGTATTTACAGAGTCGCCAGCATTTATTCGTGGTACGTTGAGAGAGTACCAGATCCAGGGTCTCAATTGGCTGATTTCGCTGCACGAAAATAGTATTTCGGGTATTTTGGCAGACGAAATGGGACTGGGCAAAACGCTGCAGACAATCTCGTTTTTAGGGTACTTGAGATGGGTTCGAGGCGTCGAGGGTCCTCATATTGTTATTGTACCGAAAAGTACTTTGGACAATTGGAGTCGAGAGTTTGCTAAATGGACACCCGAAGTTAGTGTGTTTATTCTGCAGGGAGATAAGGAAAGCCGAGCAGAGATTATCAATGAAAAACTTCTGGAATGCGATTTCGATATCTGTGTGACGTCTTATGAGATGGTTATTCGTGAAAAGGCTCATTTGAGGAAGATTGCCTGGCAGTATATTATTGTAGATGAAGCGCATAGAATCAAAAACGAAGAGAGTATGCTGTCTCAGATTATCAGGTTATTTCACTCACGAAACCGTCTTCTTATTACTGGTACTCCATTACAGAATAATTTACATGAACTATGGGCACTGCTTAAttttctgctgccagaTGTGTTTTCCGACTCACAGGTGTTTGACCAGTGGTTTGAGAGTCAAGGCTCAGACCAGGATAAAGTGGTTCAACAACTACATAAAGTGCTACGACCATTTTTACTACGAAGAGTTAAAGCCGATGTGGAAAAGTCGCTGCTGCCCAAGAAAGAGGTTAATGTATATATCGGTATGTCGGAGATGCAGGTCAAATGGTACCGAAAACTGCTGGAAAAGGATATCGACGCGGTAAATGGAGCCATTGGCAAACGAGAGGGCAAAACTCGACTATTGAACATTGTAATGCAGCTGCGGAAATGCTGTAACCAcccatatttatttgaggGCGCCGAACCCGGCCCTCCCTATACGACTGACGAACATTTAGTATTTAACTGTGGTAAAATGATCATTCTCGACAAGCTGTTAAAGAGAATGAAGGAGATTGGCTCGCGAGTGCTTATTTTCTCGCAGATGAGCCGAATGCTCGATATTCTAGAAGACTACTGTATATTCCGAGATTACGAGTACTCACGAATCGACGGTTCTACAGGCCATGAAGACAGAATCGCTGCTATTGACGATTATAATAAAGAAGGGTCCGACAAGtttgtatttttgttgaCGACACGTGCTGGTGGTCTGGGTATCAATTTGACCAGTGCCGATATTGTGGTGTTGTACGATTCTGACTGGAATCCCCAGGCCGATTTACAGGCCATGGATAGAGCACATCGTATTGGCCAGACAAAACAGGTTTATGTGTACAGGTTTGTGACTGAAAATGCCATTGAAGAGAAGGTTTTAGAACGAGCGGCTCAGAAACTGAGACTGGACCAACTGGTTATTCAACAAGGCCGTGctactagtagtactaAGGATTCTAAAGACAGTGGAAGCAATTCTAAAaccaatgctgctgcatcgAAAGACGAGTTGTTACGGATGATCCAGCATGGAGCACCAGCCATTTTCGAGAACTCGACTGGTACTATCACCTCGGACACCAGTATTGATAGTATTCTGAAACACGGAGAGGAACGAACAGCCGAGCTCAATTCACGATATGCCAAGCTAGGACTCGACGATTTACAAAAGTTCACATCGGATTCATCTGCATATGAATGGAATGGTCAGGACTTTGCCAAACGTAATAAACTCAACAACGGCATGGCATGGATCAACCCGTCTAAACGAGAACGTAAAGAACATGCTTATTCAATTGACAATTATTATAAAGAAGTGATGGCCACTGGTAACAATGCCAATAACAACGGATTCAAACCTCGATATACATCGGGTCGAACCCCCCGGTTCCTGAAACAAGCCAACATTCAAGACCATCAATTCTACACGCCACGACTTCGAGAActacaagaaaaagagctcGCCTATTCGCGTCGTCAAGCAGGATATCTTCTTAGTGAAGGAGATATTACCGAAGTCGACGAAGGACAAACAAGACAAGAGCGATTAAAAATCGAAAACGATCTTATTAAAAACGCCGAGCCGCtaactgaagaagaagaggctgaAAAGAATGAGCTGGCTGCGTCTGGATTCGACAACTGGGCAAGACGAGATTTCACCACATTCATCCACTTAATCGCTAAACATGGACGACACAATTAcgaagcagtagcagctgaTTTCAACGATGAAGACAAGACTGCTGACGAAATCAAACGATACTCGGAAGTGTTCTGGAAACGATATAAAGAAATCGACGGCTATGACAAGTACATTGCCCAAGTTGAGCAAGGAGAAGAGCGGATGCGCAAAATGGGTCGTCACAAAGAACTTCTACGACAAAAGATCGAACAATACGAAGCACCTTTAAGTACCATGGACGTAACGTATCCAGCTACTGCCAAGAAGATATATTCTATTGAGGAAGACCGGTTCCTGTTAGTAGCGATCAACGACATCGGGCTCGAGACCGAGAACCTGTACGAAAAAGTGCGCGACCGGATCAGCAAATCGCCTCTTTTCCGATTCAACTGGTACTTCCAATCACGAACACCCGTCGAACTGTCCCGCCGATGTGCCACGCTCCTTCTGGCCATCAACCGTGAAGCAGAAGGACCAGTCGCCGCTGCCAAACGCAAAACCGGCCGACCTGGCCGACCCCGCAACCTGCCCTCCAACACAGGCTCTCCCGACATCAGCTTTGACGAAGACAATCTCGAAGAAACTTCGACCTACGGAACTCCCGCAGCCCCGGACCGCAAGTCGAAAAAGTCCCGCATCGAAGAAGTCAAGGACATGACCCCGGATGTAGCCTAA
- the HNM1 gene encoding Hnm1p (Plasma membrane transporter for choline, ethanolamine, and carnitine; involved in the uptake of nitrogen mustard and the uptake of glycine betaine during hypersaline stress; co-regulated with phospholipid biosynthetic genes and negatively regulated by choline and myo-inositol; GO_component: GO:0016021 - integral component of membrane [Evidence IEA,IEA]; GO_component: GO:0016021 - integral component of membrane [Evidence ISM] [PMID 12192589]; GO_component: GO:0016020 - membrane [Evidence IEA,IEA,IEA]; GO_component: GO:0005886 - plasma membrane [Evidence ISS] [PMID 2203793]; GO_function: GO:1901235 - (R)-carnitine transmembrane transporter activity [Evidence IMP] [PMID 23755272]; GO_function: GO:0015171 - amino acid transmembrane transporter activity [Evidence IEA]; GO_function: GO:0015220 - choline transmembrane transporter activity [Evidence IMP] [PMID 2203793]; GO_function: GO:0015220 - choline transmembrane transporter activity [Evidence IGI] [PMID 3514579]; GO_function: GO:0034228 - ethanolamine transmembrane transporter activity [Evidence IGI] [PMID 3514579]; GO_process: GO:1900749 - (R)-carnitine transport [Evidence IMP] [PMID 23755272]; GO_process: GO:0003333 - amino acid transmembrane transport [Evidence IEA]; GO_process: GO:0006865 - amino acid transport [Evidence IEA,IEA]; GO_process: GO:0015871 - choline transport [Evidence IMP] [PMID 2203793]; GO_process: GO:0015871 - choline transport [Evidence IGI] [PMID 3514579]; GO_process: GO:0034229 - ethanolamine transport [Evidence IGI] [PMID 3514579]; GO_process: GO:0031460 - glycine betaine transport [Evidence IMP] [PMID 16487344]; GO_process: GO:0055085 - transmembrane transport [Evidence IEA]; GO_process: GO:0006810 - transport [Evidence IEA]) — translation MEEPGNSKYDDTLLLEQFGYKQELKRSFSLLSMCGFCFAILSCWTALGGSLVEAMNAGGPVALVWGWIIVCAFSLMVALSLAELASAYPVAGGQYSWVLILCRGTKWGKGLSYATAFIQLAGLICMGSTALYQFGSFACGLGVLNSDGETWEPKDWQVVLICWALCLVCLVINIFINKMLHHISKFALWWTIGGFIVCTVTILAVSKYKQDASFVFTGYINNSGWNNNGMAVFFLQNAAYGMCCYDAPCHMGEEMENASRDIARAVVLSVVVGFVTGFAFVLALLFCIRDLDTVAATATGVPLLEIFFQSTNNSKAGASCLLVIIMVCQFLASNGLLTEGSRSVYAFARDGAFPYQINKYMGTVNSNYDVPICALIFCAVLQCAFIAIYFGSSTAFFTVISIATVGLYVSYLVPIIVVMFRRKLKTAGYYNLGRWGLWVNAPAALFLIYTSVCFFFPTALPITGDNMNYTIAAFAVCAILGLLSWFLGGRHTYGTLTESEFLEGVRDEPVVEIVEQKR, via the coding sequence ATGGAAGAACCAGGTAATAGTAAATATGATGACACCTTACTTCTTGAACAATTCGGCTACAAACAGGAACTGAAACGAAGTTTCAGTTTACTTTCTATGTGCGGTTTCTGTTTTGCCATTCTATCATGTTGGACTGCTCTAGGAGGATCGCTGGTTGAGGCTATGAATGCAGGTGGTCCCGTTGCCCTCGTTTGGGGATGGATCATTGTGTGTGCCTTTTCACTCATGGTGGCTCTATCACTGGCAGAGCTGGCCAGTGCGTAtcctgttgctggtggtcagTATTCTTGGGTCCTAATACTGTGTAGAGGCACGAAATGGGGAAAAGGACTCTCTTATGCTACTGCCTTTATTCAGTTGGCAGGTCTGATCTGTATGGGATCAACTGCTCTCTACCAATTTGGTTCATTTGCGTGTGGATTGGGAGTCCTTAACAGTGATGGTGAGACATGGGAACCTAAAGATTGGCAAgttgttttgatttgttggGCTCTCTGTTTGGTTTGCCTAGTTATCAACAtttttataaataagatGCTTCACCATATCAGTAAATTCGCCCTTTGGTGGACTATTGGAGGCTTTATCGTGTGTACTGTGACAATTCTAGCAGTGTCAAAGTATAAGCAGGACGCTAGTTTTGTATTTACAGGGTATATCAATAATAGTGGATGGAATAACAATGGCATGGCGGTATTTTTCCTGCAGAATGCTGCTTACGGAATGTGTTGTTATGATGCACCTTGTCATATGGGAGAAGAAATGGAAAACGCAAGTAGAGATATCGCTAGGGCTGTGGTACTTAGTGTCGTAGTTGGATTTGTTACCGGGTTTGCTTTTGTTCTAGCCCTTTTGTTCTGTATCCGAGATCTGGATACTGTGGCCGCAACTGCAACTGGGGTTCCTTTATTGGAAATCTTTTTCCAGAGCACCAACAATAgcaaagcaggagctagCTGTCTCCTAGTCATTATCATGGTTTGCCAGTTTCTTGCATCCAATGGTCTGCTTACTGAAGGATCGAGATCAGTATATGCTTTTGCTAGAGACGGTGCGTTTCCATatcaaatcaacaaatACATGGGCACAGTAAACTCCAATTACGATGTGCCAATCTGTGCACTTATCTTCTGTGCTGTATTGCAATGTGCGTTCATCGCCATCTATTTCGGATCTAGTACTGCCTTCTTTACAGTCATTTCGATCGCCACTGTGGGTCTCTACGTGTCTTACCTTGTGCCCATTATTGTGGTAATGTTTCGACGGAAGCTTAAGACTGCCGGATACTATAATCTCGGCAGATGGGGTCTTTGGGTTAACGCTCCAGCCGccttgtttttgatttacACCTCTGtatgcttcttcttcccgACAGCATTGCCCATCACGGGAGACAACATGAACTACACGATCGCTGCGTTTGCAGTTTGTGCGATTCTTGGGTTGCTCTCCTGGTTTTTAGGAGGTCGTCACACCTACGGTACTCTAACTGAATCAGAGTTCTTAGAAGGTGTCCGTGATGAACCGGTCGTCGAGATTGTGGAACAAAAGAGATAA